The following coding sequences lie in one Alloacidobacterium dinghuense genomic window:
- a CDS encoding MBL fold metallo-hydrolase: MGTTNTEPAFILNIAMQATLTILGSGTSMGIPTLGCGCRVCTSPDPRDRRTRAAIAVQWADHCILIDTGPDFREQALREKIRHIDAVLYTHAHADHILGLDDLRPLTFHHPNGHMPLYADEPSARIIEKVFDYTFSAESKYPTRARVKMHRIQGHQSIVIHGATFQRIPLIHGEQEVAGFRFGNAAYLTDMNAIPDASLPFLENLDVVIIDALRKTPHPSHATIQQAMMWIDRLRPRRAWFTHMSHDLHHADTDNELPPHIRLAYDGLRIPVEL, encoded by the coding sequence GTGGGAACCACAAATACTGAACCAGCATTCATCCTGAATATAGCGATGCAAGCCACTCTCACCATCCTCGGCAGCGGCACCTCCATGGGCATCCCCACGCTCGGATGCGGATGCCGCGTCTGCACCTCGCCCGACCCGCGCGACCGCCGCACGCGTGCAGCCATCGCCGTCCAATGGGCAGATCACTGCATCCTCATCGACACCGGGCCTGACTTCCGTGAACAGGCACTGCGCGAAAAAATCCGTCACATCGATGCCGTCCTGTACACACACGCGCATGCCGATCACATTCTCGGCCTCGACGATCTGCGCCCGCTCACCTTTCATCATCCCAACGGCCATATGCCGCTCTATGCCGATGAGCCCAGCGCGCGCATCATCGAAAAAGTCTTCGACTACACTTTCTCTGCCGAATCCAAATACCCAACGCGTGCACGCGTAAAGATGCATCGCATCCAGGGCCACCAGTCCATCGTCATTCATGGAGCCACCTTCCAGCGCATTCCGCTGATCCACGGCGAACAGGAAGTCGCCGGCTTCCGCTTCGGCAATGCCGCCTATCTCACTGACATGAATGCCATTCCCGACGCCAGCCTTCCCTTTCTCGAAAATCTCGACGTCGTTATCATCGATGCCCTGCGCAAAACCCCGCATCCTAGCCACGCGACGATCCAACAGGCCATGATGTGGATCGACCGTCTCAGACCGCGCCGCGCCTGGTTCACGCACATGTCGCACGATCTCCATCACGCCGACACCGACAACGAACTGCCGCCGCACATCCGCCTAGCCTACGACGGCCTGCGCATCCCGGTGGAGTTATAG
- the ribF gene encoding riboflavin biosynthesis protein RibF has product MRVFRSLDQLPAGYGPTVIAIGNFDGVHCGHRWIIEHARSRARDLNAKCIAVTFDPHPVRVLRPDVAPRLITTMPERLRLLAETGLDATVVLPFTEEFSHLPAEVFARDVLRQGLHAVEVHEGDSFRFGYQAQAGIHELIALGHEYGFTVAAHHLRTVRGFPVSSSQIRQRVAAGDMTAARALLGRPFSILSKPARGRGIGAEQTVPTINLAPYRELLPAIGVYITRMKIGEGPAALTFNSVTNAGNRPTFGADSFAVESHLLDFHPVPLTEETPLELTFLKRIREEKRFPSPGALKAQILRDVAYAMRYFHLMQVLSTAKNAKS; this is encoded by the coding sequence ATGCGCGTCTTCCGTTCGCTCGATCAGCTACCCGCCGGCTACGGTCCCACCGTCATCGCCATCGGCAATTTTGATGGAGTCCACTGCGGCCATCGCTGGATCATCGAACACGCGCGCAGCCGCGCCCGCGATCTCAACGCAAAGTGCATCGCTGTCACCTTTGATCCGCACCCCGTCCGCGTTCTGCGTCCGGACGTCGCGCCGCGGCTCATTACCACCATGCCCGAGCGCCTGCGCCTGCTCGCCGAAACAGGTCTCGACGCAACCGTCGTCCTGCCCTTCACCGAAGAATTTTCGCACCTGCCCGCCGAAGTCTTCGCGCGCGACGTGCTCCGCCAGGGCCTTCACGCCGTCGAAGTCCACGAAGGAGACTCCTTCCGTTTCGGCTATCAGGCCCAGGCCGGAATCCATGAACTCATCGCTCTGGGCCATGAGTACGGGTTCACCGTCGCCGCGCATCACCTGCGCACCGTGCGCGGATTCCCCGTTTCCAGCAGCCAGATTCGACAGCGCGTTGCCGCAGGAGACATGACCGCCGCACGTGCGCTGCTCGGCCGCCCATTCTCCATCCTCTCCAAGCCGGCGCGTGGACGAGGCATCGGCGCCGAACAGACCGTACCCACCATCAACCTCGCGCCCTACAGGGAACTACTTCCCGCCATCGGCGTCTACATCACGCGCATGAAAATCGGTGAAGGTCCCGCCGCGCTCACATTCAACTCAGTCACCAATGCCGGCAACCGTCCCACCTTCGGCGCAGATTCCTTCGCTGTCGAATCCCATCTGCTCGATTTCCACCCCGTGCCCCTCACTGAAGAAACGCCCCTCGAACTCACTTTCCTCAAGCGCATACGCGAGGAAAAGCGCTTCCCTTCACCCGGAGCGCTCAAGGCCCAGATTCTCCGCGACGTGGCCTACGCGATGCGTTACTTCCACCTTATGCAAGTCCTTTCCACTGCGAAGAACGCAAAAAGCTGA